One window from the genome of Sphaerotilus microaerophilus encodes:
- a CDS encoding response regulator, protein MLDDSFPPYVMRDAAGELQGYLPERWRIWQARTGVAVQLRGMDWAQAQQVMREGGAQVIDTIARTPAREALYDFSAPHSELKVMLFFRAYLSGITDAASARDFTVGVKDGDRCVDHLAAAGVQRLQRYPSYAALARAALRQEVVVFCMNEQPADDLLTELGLRDAFMHTAPLYTSELRWAVRKGDAGTLARVSDGFARIDAQTQEALQRKWFGEPLSGPLPAYLAYAGYALLTAAGALLVEDNELNQEVALELLRDLGLEVDLAPDGAKALAQVQRRPDDVVLMDMQMPVMDGLTATREIRRLPGLATLPIIAMTANAMSSDRQRCLDAGMNEHLAKPIDPQLLANLLHHWVPAASPARASGAAPVPAPPEAGEAADSGLSLGGIAGFDAALGLRQSLGREDLYRHLLASFVQGQTGVPVRIAAACSAGDWLTAERLAHTLKGVAAQVGATTVRSVAWAALRARLLEALETGDPHSLALFDEHAAQLRAVLGSSFERVAAAVRSFEFLSALDDLRQLP, encoded by the coding sequence GTGCTCGACGACAGCTTCCCACCCTACGTGATGCGCGACGCCGCGGGCGAACTGCAGGGCTACCTGCCGGAGCGCTGGCGGATCTGGCAGGCGCGCACCGGTGTGGCGGTGCAGCTGCGGGGCATGGACTGGGCGCAGGCCCAGCAGGTGATGCGCGAGGGCGGCGCGCAGGTCATCGACACCATCGCGCGCACCCCGGCGCGCGAGGCGCTGTACGACTTCTCGGCACCGCACTCCGAGCTGAAGGTGATGCTGTTCTTCCGGGCGTACCTGTCGGGCATCACCGATGCGGCGTCGGCGCGGGACTTCACGGTGGGCGTGAAGGACGGTGACCGCTGTGTCGACCACCTGGCCGCCGCCGGCGTGCAGCGGCTGCAGCGCTACCCCAGCTACGCGGCCCTGGCGCGCGCGGCACTGCGCCAGGAGGTGGTGGTGTTCTGCATGAACGAGCAGCCCGCCGACGACCTGTTGACCGAGCTCGGCCTGCGCGACGCCTTCATGCACACCGCGCCGCTGTACACCAGCGAGCTGCGCTGGGCGGTGCGCAAGGGCGATGCCGGCACGCTGGCGCGGGTGAGCGACGGCTTTGCGCGTATCGACGCGCAGACCCAGGAAGCCCTGCAGCGCAAGTGGTTCGGCGAGCCGCTGAGCGGCCCGTTGCCCGCCTACCTGGCCTACGCGGGCTATGCGCTGCTCACCGCCGCCGGCGCCCTGCTGGTGGAGGACAACGAGCTCAACCAGGAGGTCGCCCTCGAACTGCTGCGCGACCTCGGGCTCGAGGTCGACCTGGCCCCCGACGGTGCCAAGGCCCTGGCGCAGGTGCAGCGCCGGCCCGACGACGTGGTGCTGATGGACATGCAGATGCCGGTGATGGACGGCCTCACCGCCACGCGCGAGATCCGCCGCCTGCCCGGCCTGGCCACGCTGCCCATCATCGCGATGACCGCCAACGCCATGAGCAGTGACCGCCAGCGCTGCCTGGATGCCGGCATGAACGAGCATCTTGCCAAGCCGATCGACCCGCAGCTGCTGGCAAATCTGCTGCACCACTGGGTTCCCGCGGCGTCGCCCGCCCGCGCCAGTGGGGCGGCGCCGGTCCCGGCACCGCCCGAGGCGGGTGAGGCGGCCGATTCGGGCCTGTCGCTGGGCGGGATCGCCGGGTTCGATGCCGCGCTGGGCCTGCGCCAGTCGCTCGGGCGGGAGGACCTGTATCGCCACCTGCTGGCCTCCTTCGTGCAGGGTCAGACCGGTGTACCGGTGCGAATCGCCGCCGCCTGCTCGGCCGGTGACTGGCTGACGGCCGAGCGGCTGGCCCACACCCTCAAGGGGGTCGCCGCCCAGGTCGGTGCCACCACGGTCCGCAGCGTGGCCTGGGCGGCCCTGCGAGCGCGCCTGCTCGAAGCGCTGGAGACGGGAGATCCGCACAGCCTGGCGCTGTTCGACGAGCATGCCGCGCAGCTGCGCGCGGTGCTGGGCAGCAGCTTCGAGCGGGTGGCTGCGGCGGTGCGCAGCTTCGAGTTCCTGTCCGCGCTGGACGACCTGCGCCAACTGCCTTGA